From a region of the Leptospira kmetyi serovar Malaysia str. Bejo-Iso9 genome:
- a CDS encoding glycerol-3-phosphate dehydrogenase/oxidase: protein MQICRGKETCKAGRILKMEKQNRAEQISKLQKESFDILIIGGGSTGAGAALDAAKRGYKTALIEKKDFASGTSSRSTKLIHGGVRYLAQFHFKLIHEALTERQRLLENAPHLVKPLKFVLPAYRFYERPYYGIGLTLYDILASRGKLPSHKTVSRSETISEFKAIKKDGLFGGITYYDAQFNDARLNVLIARSAQKEGATVANRVELVSFIKENGKVKGANLKDLETGKTFPVYAKVIANTTGIWVDHIRKLDDPRTFNVLSPSQGIHLVFSKEKVPCESAMIIPKTKDGRVVFIIPWEDHVILGTTDTPIENPGDEPLPIGNEVQFLLDTGNDYLENPVSEKDILSVFVGIRPLISPEGNQDTKNISREEVILVSNSGLVTMGGGKWSTYRKMAEDLVDKLIQVGNLDEQEPCSTKFYAYPGADGYSESLYQEIEKTYKIDTIFAKRLQNYYGTEVFEILGKKPKLLGKGIPYFEEEVLFAAREEFALGVTDVLARRFRILFVDLNMAQKMVVPVSALLSKQLKWKDKTKKAEESSALELIESLRKSYR, encoded by the coding sequence ATGCAAATTTGTAGGGGGAAAGAAACCTGTAAAGCAGGAAGAATTCTCAAAATGGAAAAACAGAACCGAGCCGAACAAATTTCTAAACTTCAAAAAGAGTCCTTTGATATTTTGATCATCGGAGGCGGATCCACCGGAGCCGGAGCCGCTTTGGATGCAGCCAAAAGAGGTTATAAAACGGCGCTCATCGAAAAGAAAGATTTCGCATCGGGCACCTCTTCCCGTTCCACCAAACTCATTCACGGTGGAGTTCGATATTTGGCTCAATTTCATTTTAAACTGATTCACGAGGCTTTGACAGAAAGACAAAGGCTTTTGGAAAACGCTCCTCATTTGGTCAAACCTCTGAAGTTCGTTCTTCCAGCGTATCGTTTTTACGAAAGACCTTACTATGGAATCGGTCTTACTTTGTATGATATTCTCGCGTCGAGAGGGAAACTTCCGTCGCACAAAACGGTTTCCAGATCGGAAACAATCTCCGAATTTAAAGCGATCAAAAAAGACGGCCTTTTCGGCGGAATCACCTACTACGACGCGCAGTTCAACGACGCTCGTTTGAACGTATTGATCGCAAGGTCGGCGCAAAAAGAAGGGGCGACCGTAGCCAACAGGGTCGAATTGGTTTCTTTCATTAAGGAGAATGGAAAGGTAAAGGGAGCCAATCTCAAGGACTTGGAAACGGGAAAGACCTTTCCGGTTTACGCGAAAGTGATCGCGAACACCACCGGAATCTGGGTGGATCATATCCGCAAACTCGACGATCCAAGAACGTTTAACGTTCTTTCTCCGAGCCAAGGAATTCATCTTGTGTTCTCCAAAGAAAAAGTTCCCTGCGAATCCGCGATGATCATCCCGAAAACCAAGGACGGACGAGTCGTGTTTATCATTCCTTGGGAAGATCATGTGATCTTAGGGACCACCGATACTCCGATCGAGAATCCGGGAGACGAACCTCTTCCGATCGGAAACGAGGTTCAATTCTTACTCGATACGGGAAATGATTATCTGGAGAATCCGGTTTCCGAAAAGGATATTCTTTCCGTGTTCGTCGGAATCCGTCCTTTGATTTCTCCGGAAGGAAATCAGGATACGAAAAATATTTCCAGAGAAGAAGTCATTCTCGTTTCCAACTCGGGGTTGGTTACGATGGGCGGAGGAAAATGGTCCACGTATAGAAAGATGGCAGAAGATCTCGTGGATAAACTGATCCAAGTCGGAAACCTGGACGAACAAGAACCTTGTTCCACGAAGTTTTATGCCTATCCGGGCGCGGACGGATATTCGGAATCCTTGTATCAGGAAATCGAAAAGACTTATAAGATCGATACGATCTTTGCAAAACGACTTCAGAATTATTACGGAACCGAAGTTTTTGAAATTCTCGGCAAAAAACCGAAACTTTTAGGAAAGGGAATTCCCTACTTCGAAGAAGAAGTTCTTTTTGCAGCCCGGGAAGAATTCGCGTTAGGCGTCACGGATGTTCTCGCGAGAAGATTTCGGATTCTTTTCGTGGATTTGAACATGGCTCAAAAGATGGTTGTGCCGGTTTCCGCTCTTCTTTCCAAACAACTCAAATGGAAAGATAAAACGAAAAAGGCGGAAGAATCCTCCGCCTTGGAATTGATCGAGAGTTTAAGAAAGTCTTATCGTTAA
- the rpoD gene encoding RNA polymerase sigma factor RpoD translates to MENLQSMPEVQKIISLGKANGEVSYDDINEILPDKILNSEKIDDFFTLLHEMGIEIVEEYTRNTLEPASTLVPKDDSKPARKKKESSSSASGSEDPIKLYLREIGKVSLISGETEVFLAKRIEKGEKIIEETILSSSILRANYIKLLPKIRSKKIKVYDLIRVDKMYALNAEEAHKLEELFFKNILVIQEQEKVLQEAVSKIRKYSETSKKYKEFKEKIDASTEIIHNAIRELGVSQKEIQKISQKIKSMVFRIKEIDRHFLKIKAQYGQDVRDIKAFNRFIEKNEKLDDIEVKMGVNIDEVREVIKDIRNNERKLRRMEQEAGSTVQEIKDWGEKIIKGEREISQAKKELVKANLRLVVSIAKRYANRGMHFFDLIQEGNIGLIKAVDKFEYKKGYKFSTYATWWIRQAITRAISDQARTIRVPVHMIEQVNKVIRETRLFVQEFGRDPSNEEIAERLGWPVQKVKMVKNVAREPISLEIPVGSEEDSELGDFIPDTEVETPVNAAASSILAEQIRQVLHTLPAREQKVIRMRFGLDDGYPQTLEEVGYQFKVTRERIRQIEAKALRRLRHPSRSKKLKDYIDG, encoded by the coding sequence ATGGAAAATCTGCAAAGCATGCCTGAGGTTCAGAAGATTATATCTCTTGGAAAGGCAAACGGAGAAGTCTCATACGACGATATCAATGAGATTCTTCCCGATAAAATTCTGAACTCAGAAAAGATAGACGATTTCTTCACCCTCTTGCACGAGATGGGAATCGAAATCGTGGAAGAATATACCAGAAACACTCTGGAGCCGGCTTCCACTCTCGTTCCTAAGGACGATTCCAAACCTGCGAGAAAGAAAAAAGAATCCTCTTCCTCAGCGAGCGGTTCCGAAGATCCGATCAAACTTTATTTGAGAGAAATCGGAAAGGTAAGTTTGATTTCCGGTGAAACCGAAGTCTTTCTCGCAAAAAGAATCGAAAAGGGCGAAAAGATCATCGAAGAAACGATCTTAAGTTCTTCCATTCTCCGTGCGAACTACATAAAACTTTTACCGAAGATCCGTAGCAAAAAGATCAAAGTGTACGATTTGATCCGAGTGGACAAAATGTATGCGCTCAACGCGGAAGAGGCGCATAAACTCGAGGAATTATTCTTTAAGAATATTCTCGTGATCCAAGAACAGGAAAAGGTTCTTCAGGAAGCGGTTTCCAAAATCAGAAAGTATTCCGAAACCTCCAAAAAGTATAAGGAATTCAAAGAGAAGATAGACGCTTCCACAGAAATCATCCACAACGCGATCCGCGAGCTCGGCGTTTCCCAAAAGGAAATCCAAAAGATCTCCCAAAAGATCAAGTCCATGGTCTTTAGAATCAAGGAGATCGATCGTCATTTCTTAAAGATTAAGGCTCAGTACGGACAGGACGTTCGCGACATCAAAGCGTTCAACCGTTTTATCGAAAAGAACGAAAAGTTAGACGACATCGAAGTGAAGATGGGCGTAAACATCGACGAGGTTCGAGAGGTTATCAAGGACATTCGCAACAACGAAAGAAAACTTCGTCGTATGGAACAGGAAGCGGGTTCCACCGTTCAAGAGATCAAAGACTGGGGCGAAAAGATCATCAAAGGCGAACGAGAAATCTCCCAAGCCAAAAAGGAACTCGTGAAAGCGAACCTTCGTCTTGTGGTTTCCATCGCGAAACGTTATGCGAACCGAGGAATGCACTTCTTCGATTTGATCCAAGAAGGAAACATCGGTCTGATCAAGGCGGTGGACAAGTTCGAATATAAGAAAGGTTATAAATTCTCCACGTACGCGACTTGGTGGATTCGTCAGGCGATTACCCGCGCGATCTCCGATCAGGCGAGAACGATCCGCGTTCCGGTTCACATGATCGAACAGGTCAACAAGGTGATCCGAGAAACTCGATTGTTCGTTCAGGAATTCGGGCGCGATCCGAGCAACGAAGAGATCGCCGAAAGATTGGGCTGGCCGGTTCAAAAAGTGAAGATGGTCAAAAACGTCGCGAGAGAACCGATTTCTCTCGAAATCCCCGTTGGTTCGGAGGAAGATTCGGAACTCGGAGATTTTATTCCGGATACGGAAGTGGAAACTCCGGTGAATGCGGCGGCTTCGAGCATTCTCGCGGAACAGATTCGTCAGGTTCTACATACTCTTCCTGCGCGTGAACAAAAAGTGATCCGTATGCGTTTCGGTTTGGACGATGGTTATCCTCAGACCTTGGAAGAAGTCGGTTATCAATTCAAGGTTACGAGAGAAAGGATTCGTCAGATCGAAGCGAAGGCGCTTCGAAGACTCAGACATCCTTCTCGTTCTAAGAAATTGAAAGATTATATCGACGGTTAA
- the dnaG gene encoding DNA primase gives MSNKKDFIDRVHREVPIESYISRFVPLKKRGKNFLGLCPFHQEKSPSFNVSAEKQFYYCFGCKASGDLIRFVMDYERVDFSRSLEILSEYSGIPLEEKSSKNAELSDFLYKINQRVSEYYQHLLHTPVGKNALDYLKSREIEDSEIRLFGLGYAPEGFDTLAKEVLKTKDEIAGAIQLGLLREKEAGNNRPYDFFRDRIMFPVLDLSGRTIAFSGRILGPGKEAKYINSQASLVFDKSRTFYNFFRAREGVRKTGEAMLVEGYLDVIGLVRRGYENVIASMGTAITENHIRTLKKFAEKVTFVLDGDIAGKKGALRAAEICLKEGMECSIVLLPEGKDPFDLSKSLTRPELNEIISNQIQGSEFVVEELLENADSRALPEKKRKALQNLYSFIQNLNRETDKQFFLGLGANKLGISMDAVLRDFKGGTGAKNGPSNADTRSNLKEVQQIAGPALDCERKIISMLVKHTGLFSYSEEISSMEFMDTASSFLWDYLYTIYTGEGEISPVQILASDLPEDLKQALAPYLLEEDSEKTEPGELHKVFRILLLQQKKFRIEDRIRELDQRRERFFTPEIFTELSFYRKEKEKILEHIRNQSATT, from the coding sequence TTGTCTAACAAAAAGGATTTTATTGATCGAGTTCACCGGGAAGTCCCTATCGAATCTTATATATCCCGTTTTGTTCCTCTCAAAAAAAGAGGAAAGAATTTCTTAGGACTTTGTCCGTTTCATCAGGAAAAATCACCTTCCTTCAACGTTTCCGCTGAGAAACAATTTTATTACTGCTTCGGTTGTAAAGCGTCCGGAGATCTCATTCGTTTCGTAATGGATTATGAGAGAGTGGATTTTTCCAGATCCTTGGAAATTCTTTCCGAGTATTCCGGAATTCCTCTCGAAGAAAAGAGCTCTAAAAACGCGGAACTTTCGGATTTTTTATACAAGATCAATCAAAGAGTTTCTGAATATTATCAACATCTGTTACATACGCCGGTCGGGAAGAATGCCTTGGATTATCTGAAGTCCAGGGAAATCGAAGATTCCGAAATTCGGTTGTTCGGGCTCGGATACGCACCGGAAGGTTTTGATACTCTCGCCAAAGAAGTGTTAAAGACCAAGGACGAAATTGCGGGAGCAATTCAGTTAGGTCTTCTTCGGGAAAAGGAAGCGGGAAACAACCGCCCTTACGATTTCTTTCGGGATCGGATCATGTTCCCGGTTTTGGATTTATCGGGAAGAACCATCGCATTTTCGGGAAGAATTTTAGGGCCCGGTAAGGAAGCGAAATACATCAACAGCCAAGCCTCGTTGGTCTTTGATAAGAGCCGTACTTTTTATAATTTTTTCAGAGCCAGAGAAGGGGTTCGTAAGACGGGAGAAGCGATGCTCGTCGAAGGTTATCTGGACGTGATCGGTTTGGTGAGAAGGGGTTACGAAAACGTGATCGCTTCCATGGGAACGGCCATAACGGAGAATCACATTCGAACCTTAAAGAAGTTCGCGGAAAAAGTGACCTTTGTTTTGGACGGGGACATCGCCGGTAAGAAAGGCGCTCTCAGAGCCGCCGAAATCTGTCTAAAAGAAGGAATGGAATGTTCCATCGTACTTCTTCCCGAAGGAAAAGATCCCTTTGATTTGTCCAAATCCCTGACCCGACCGGAATTGAACGAAATCATTTCGAATCAAATCCAAGGCTCCGAGTTTGTCGTAGAGGAATTGCTGGAAAACGCGGATTCTCGCGCGTTGCCCGAGAAAAAAAGAAAGGCGCTTCAGAACTTATATTCTTTTATCCAAAACCTGAATCGGGAAACCGACAAGCAGTTCTTTTTGGGACTGGGGGCGAACAAACTCGGAATCAGCATGGATGCGGTTCTCCGCGATTTTAAAGGTGGAACCGGTGCAAAGAATGGACCCTCGAATGCCGATACTAGATCTAACTTAAAGGAAGTTCAACAGATCGCAGGTCCGGCTTTGGATTGCGAGAGAAAAATCATCTCCATGCTCGTGAAACACACCGGTTTGTTTTCCTATTCCGAGGAAATTTCCTCGATGGAATTCATGGATACCGCGAGTTCCTTTCTTTGGGATTATTTATATACGATTTATACGGGAGAAGGCGAAATCTCTCCGGTACAAATTTTAGCCTCGGATTTGCCCGAGGATTTGAAACAGGCCTTGGCTCCGTATCTTTTGGAAGAGGATTCCGAAAAGACGGAACCGGGCGAACTCCATAAGGTTTTTCGAATTCTTTTGTTACAACAAAAGAAGTTTAGAATCGAGGATAGAATTCGGGAACTCGATCAAAGAAGAGAACGTTTTTTTACGCCCGAGATCTTTACGGAACTGAGTTTCTACCGTAAGGAAAAAGAAAAGATTCTGGAACATATCCGGAATCAGTCGGCTACCACATAA
- a CDS encoding GatB/YqeY domain-containing protein has product MSLQIKINDDLKEAMKAKKEPHLSTLRLLKSDIQYELTKTGAKELADDQVVSVIKKAYAKRLDAIEMYQKAGRNDLLAQEEGEASVLKEYLPPELPESEIIATIDQIFAEMQPTAKDMGKVMGRVMAAFKGKSIDGTKVSAIVKSRLS; this is encoded by the coding sequence ATGTCCCTGCAGATAAAAATCAATGACGATCTGAAAGAGGCGATGAAAGCGAAGAAAGAACCTCATCTTTCCACGCTTCGTCTTCTCAAATCCGATATTCAATACGAACTGACCAAAACCGGAGCGAAAGAACTCGCGGACGATCAAGTCGTTTCCGTCATCAAGAAAGCTTATGCAAAACGTCTGGATGCGATCGAGATGTATCAAAAGGCCGGAAGAAACGATCTTTTAGCGCAGGAAGAAGGCGAGGCCTCCGTTCTCAAGGAGTATCTCCCACCCGAACTTCCGGAGTCGGAAATCATCGCAACGATCGATCAAATCTTTGCGGAAATGCAACCGACCGCAAAGGATATGGGAAAGGTCATGGGTCGTGTTATGGCCGCGTTCAAAGGAAAAAGCATCGACGGTACTAAGGTTTCGGCAATCGTTAAATCCAGGCTTTCCTGA
- the rpsU gene encoding 30S ribosomal protein S21, with translation MVGIIVKDGESIESALKRFKRDCANAGIMSEIKRREYFEKPSIKKKKAIESAKRKAEKKKRLFSKKDKA, from the coding sequence ATGGTAGGAATCATTGTAAAAGACGGAGAGTCGATCGAATCTGCTCTGAAACGTTTCAAACGCGACTGCGCAAACGCAGGAATTATGAGCGAAATCAAACGCAGAGAATACTTCGAAAAACCGAGTATTAAAAAGAAAAAAGCGATCGAATCCGCAAAAAGAAAAGCAGAAAAGAAAAAACGCCTTTTCTCTAAAAAAGACAAAGCCTAA
- the fbp gene encoding class 1 fructose-bisphosphatase — protein sequence MSVHPTQTLSLSQYLIEEQLKLPQATGDFTALMSHLVYAAKIVSREVRKAGLLENILGSTEVVNVQGETQMKLDEYADKVFNHTLTRSGHLCILGSEEHEETVPVPNGYKIGKYTIAIDPLDGSSNIDANVSIGTIFSVHLRKSPGGTPGTLGDLLQAGSGQRAAGYVLYGSSTMLVLCTGKGVSGFTLDPSCGEFILSHPEMQMPETGGIYSINEGNYNYWSDEVKNYIRDIKSIEGGRKPQSGRYIGSLVADFHRNLLKGGIFLYPNDTKSTKYPNGKLRLLYEAAPMAFIAEQAGGMAVTVYGERILDLTPKELHERTTLVVGSKKEVEHFLKFAPKKP from the coding sequence ATGTCGGTCCACCCTACACAAACATTGAGTCTTTCCCAGTATCTGATCGAGGAACAACTCAAGTTACCCCAGGCTACAGGGGATTTTACGGCTCTTATGAGTCACTTAGTTTACGCGGCAAAAATCGTTTCCAGAGAGGTTCGTAAGGCCGGTCTTTTGGAAAACATTCTCGGTTCCACCGAAGTCGTAAACGTCCAAGGCGAAACCCAGATGAAACTGGACGAGTATGCGGACAAGGTATTCAATCACACACTGACCCGATCCGGTCACCTTTGTATTTTAGGAAGTGAAGAACACGAGGAAACCGTTCCCGTTCCGAACGGTTATAAAATCGGTAAATATACGATCGCAATCGATCCGCTCGACGGCTCCTCGAACATAGACGCGAACGTTTCCATCGGTACGATCTTTTCCGTTCATCTTAGAAAAAGTCCGGGAGGAACTCCGGGAACGTTAGGCGATCTTCTGCAAGCCGGTTCCGGTCAAAGAGCCGCCGGTTACGTTTTATACGGATCTTCTACGATGCTCGTACTTTGTACGGGAAAAGGAGTTTCCGGTTTTACGCTCGATCCTTCTTGCGGAGAATTCATTCTTTCTCATCCCGAAATGCAAATGCCCGAGACCGGCGGAATTTATTCCATCAACGAAGGGAATTACAACTATTGGTCCGATGAAGTGAAGAATTATATCCGGGACATCAAGTCCATCGAAGGCGGCCGCAAACCTCAATCGGGCCGATATATCGGTTCCTTGGTTGCGGACTTTCATCGAAACCTTTTGAAAGGCGGAATCTTTCTTTATCCGAACGATACGAAATCCACGAAATATCCGAACGGTAAATTAAGACTTCTTTATGAAGCGGCTCCGATGGCGTTTATCGCGGAACAAGCGGGCGGTATGGCGGTTACGGTTTACGGAGAACGAATTTTGGATCTCACTCCAAAAGAACTTCACGAACGTACGACCCTTGTTGTGGGAAGTAAAAAGGAAGTGGAACACTTTTTAAAGTTCGCT